One window of Nicotiana tomentosiformis chromosome 11, ASM39032v3, whole genome shotgun sequence genomic DNA carries:
- the LOC117277078 gene encoding uncharacterized protein encodes MAAPPNFEEDQSTYRTPRFNGQYYGWWKTRMHDFIMVEDSELLDVICDGPFVSTKTSDDPAVKVPTTRKEFNDADHKAIEKNFQAKKILVCGIGPNEYNRISACQSAKEIWEPLQTAHEGTTQVKQSKIDMLTAEYELFRMKDDESIQDIHTWFTSTINELHSMGEIISRNKLVKKILSVLPSS; translated from the coding sequence atggctgctccaccaaactttgaagaagatcAATCTACCTACAGGACACCAAGATTCAATGGCcaatactatggatggtggaagacaaggatgcaCGACTTCATCATGGTTGAAGACTCAGAGCTCTTGGACGTCATCTGCGATGGACCCTTCGTCTCTACAAAAACCAGTGATGACCCAGCAGTAAAAGTTCCCACAACAAGAAAAGAATTCAATGATGCTGATCACAAGGCCATAGAGAAGAACTTTcaagcaaagaaaattcttgtctGTGGTATTGGTCCTAATGAATATAACAGGATTTCAGCATGCCAATCTGCTAAAGAGATCTGGGAACCTCTCCAAACAGCTCATGAAGGGACAACCCAAGTTAAGCAATCAAAGATTGACATGCTTACTGCAGAATACGAGCTTTTCAGGATGAAAGACGATGAGTCCATCCAGGACATACATACTTGGTTTACCTCCACTATCAATGAGCTTCATTCTATGGGAGAAATCATTTCAAGGAACAAACTTGTCAAGAAAATACTCAGTGTTTTACCTAGTTCCTAG